One segment of Ipomoea triloba cultivar NCNSP0323 chromosome 12, ASM357664v1 DNA contains the following:
- the LOC115999676 gene encoding ankyrin repeat-containing protein At5g02620-like encodes MDCHLFNAAMDGNVDILGRHRHLLPFKFTPNMNTVAHVAAQFGRSQCVEEILKMCSLLLWQVNAKGETCLHIASREGHASVVRVIIETARRFGKDLESSVGAAEGIIRRENCQGDTALHLAVRNRKTEVVEFLLKEDPGFPYYSNKAREAPLYLAAERGYDDLAVMILQACDSAAYGGPKNRTALHASVICHNQHLTAKILELKPHLTKLVDEDWWSPLHFAAHFDHAMIARMLLEHDSSIAYNRNKEGKTALHIAASHGHTNTMLELILQCPDCYEVVDYSGRNVLHIAVESNQASAVKVLLNNPLFNSLINEKDAEGNTPLHLLAMHGSHIQNLICNPRVDKSVYNAANLTPLDIASSSRHFTTLKSLIKRELKLFGATRGLRNVINKDDSDKEHMRKEHLKKLCETHLIVAALIATVTFTAGFTVPGGFNANSGPEEGLPVLMRKMAFKAFFISDTVSLVLSTSAVFMYFITALYADQTKLFNRLVWAFCFTIVAMGAMVIAFVTGTYAVLPSGSGLAISSCVVGCCFFLVYFHLLKKLHFDKIAKKTRLCGHAYGRTHNSVVV; translated from the exons ATGGATTGCCATCTGTTCAATGCTGCAATGGATGGGAACGTTGATATTCTCGGGCGACACAGGCATCTGCTCCCATTCAAATTCACCCCAAACATGAACACAGTGGCACACGTTGCAGCCCAGTTTGGCAGGAGCCAGTGTGTGGAAGAGATCTTGAAGATGTGCTCTTTGCTGCTGTGGCAGGTGAACGCTAAAGGCGAGACGTGTCTGCATATTGCATCGAGAGAAGGGCACGCTTCTGTAGTTCGAGTGATCATTGAGACCGCGAGAAGATTTGGAAAGGACTTGGAGAGCAGTGTTGGTGCAGCCGAGGGGATAATCAGGCGGGAGAATTGCCAAGGAGATACTGCTTTGCACTTGGCGGTGAGAAACCGCAAAACTGAGGTTGTCGAGTTCCTGCTAAAGGAAGATCCCGGGTTCCCCTATTATAGCAACAAGGCTAGAGAAGCCCCGCTTTACTTGGCTGCTGAGAGAGGATATGACGATCTGGCTGTCATGATTTTGCAGGCCTGTGATTCAGCCGCCTATGGCGGTCCTAAGAATAGAACGGCTCTGCACGCTTCAGTTATCTGCCACAATCAGC ATTTGACAGCAAAGATACTGGAACTGAAACCGCATCTAACTAAGCTAGTTGACGAAGATTGGTGGAGTCCCCTTCACTTTGCAGCGCATTTTGACCATGCTATGATTGCAAGGATGTTGCTCGAGCATGATTCGTCGATAGCGTATAATAGGAACAAAGAGGGGAAGACTGCTCTTCATATTGCAGCGAGTCACGGGCACACGAACACAATGTTGGAACTGATTCTGCAATGCCCTGATTGCTACGAGGTGGTTGACTATAGCGGGAGAAATGTTCTTCACATTGCTGTGGAGAGTAACCAAGCGAGTGCGGTAAAAGTGCTGCTCAACAATCCTTTGTTTAACAGCCTCATTAATGAGAAAGACGCTGAAGGAAACACGCCTCTTCATCTGCTCGCCATGCACGGCTCTCACATCCAGAATCTTATTTGTAATCCCAGAGTGGATAAAAGTGTTTATAATGCAGCAAATTTAACGCCACTGGATATTGCATCGTCTAGTCGTCACTTCACAACTTTGAAG AGTCTTATTAAGAGAGAGCTGAAGCTTTTTGGTGCCACTCGAGGTCTACGGAATGTGATCAACAAAGACGACAGTGACAAAGAACACATGAGGAAAGAACACCTAAAGAAACTATGCGAAACGCATTTGATTGTGGCTGCGCTTATTGCAACAGTAACTTTCACGGCTGGTTTCACCGTGCCAGGCGGTTTCAATGCTAATTCCGGCCCAGAAGAAGGCCTCCCGGTGCTAATGAGAAAGATGGCTTTTAAAGCGTTCTTCATATCAGACACGGTATCCCTCGTGCTATCAACCTCTGCGGTTTTTATGTACTTCATCACCGCGCTTTATGCAGACCAGACTAAACTCTTTAACCGCCTCGTCTGGGCGTTTTGCTTCACCATAGTTGCCATGGGAGCAATGGTCATCGCCTTTGTTACTGGCACGTATGCAGTACTGCCTAGTGGTTCCGGACTCGCAATTTCATCGTGTGTAGTCGGTTGCTGCTTCTTCCTCGTGTATTTTCATCTGTTGAAGAAGCTGCATTTCGACAAGATAGCCAAGAAAACTCGTTTGTGTGGTCATGCATATGGAAGAACTCATAACTCAGTTGTCGTATGA
- the LOC115999678 gene encoding GDSL esterase/lipase At5g33370-like has protein sequence MAIARSWPTTSDQKYYRLCMVLLCFIILILGASSSSSSATQVDNKGRALFVFGDSLVDAGNNNYIGSCARADSPPYGLDYPTHSPTGRFSNGFNIADILSQQIGARESPLPYLSPEIHQERGRLLAGANFASAGVGILNDTGTQFESIIRMPEQLHYFSEYQHRLRAQIGADRARELVNQALVLIAVGGNDFVNNYYLTPNSTRSQQFDLPHYVCHLISEYQKLLTRLYKLGARRVLVTGTGPLGCVPAELAQRSKRGECASELQRAASLFNPQLIEMLQGLNTRLGSSVFIAANTHQVHTDFITNPHAFGFVTSKMACCGQGPYNGIGLCTSSSNLCWNRDQYAFWDPFHPSEKANRIIVQQIMTGSTEYMIPMNLSTILALDSKA, from the exons ATGGCCATTGCTAGGTCTTGGCCTACTACTAGTGATCAAAAGTACTATCGTCTTTGCATGGTTTTATTATGCTTCATTATCTTGATCTTAggggcttcttcttcttcttcttctgctacCCAAGTTGATAATAAGGGTCGAGCATTGTTTGTGTTCGGCGACTCTCTTGTGGACGCGGGCAATAACAACTATATTGGGTCGTGTGCCCGGGCAGACTCGCCGCCCTATGGCCTTGACTACCCAACTCACTCCCCCACCGGCCGTTTCTCAAACGGCTTCAACATCGCCGACATTCTCA GTCAGCAGATCGGTGCACGGGAGTCGCCATTGCCGTACTTGAGCCCGGAGATTCACCAGGAAAGAGGAAGGCTGCTTGCCGGTGCCAATTTTGCATCAGCAGGAGTCGGAATTCTTAACGACACCGGAACACAATTC GAAAGTATAATCAGAATGCCGGAACAGCTGCATTACTTCAGCGAATATCAGCACCGTTTGCGTGCGCAGATCGGAGCCGACCGCGCCAGAGAGCTCGTGAACCAGGCTCTGGTTCTCATCGCCGTGGGAGGCAATGATTTTGTGAACAACTACTATCTCACTCCCAACTCCACCAGGTCTCAACAATTCGATCTCCCACATTATGTCTGCCATCTCATCTCCGAATACCAAAAACTTTTGACA AGGCTGTATAAGTTGGGAGCTCGGAGGGTACTTGTGACAGGCACAGGACCGCTTGGGTGTGTCCCTGCAGAATTGGCACAGCGCAGCAAGAGAGGGGAGTGTGCATCTGAGCTGCAAAGGGCTGCATCTCTATTCAACCCACAACTCATTGAGATGTTGCAGGGGCTTAACACAAGACTAGGCAGCTCAGTTTTCATTGCTGCAAATACACACCAAGTTCACACTGATTTCATCACCAATCCTCATGCATTtg GATTTGTAACATCAAAAATGGCATGCTGTGGGCAAGGGCCATATAATGGCATTGGCCTTTGCACGTCGTCGTCCAACCTGTGCTGGAATAGAGATCAGTATGCATTCTGGGATCCCTTCCACCCATCCGAGAAGGCGAACAGAATAATTGTTCAGCAGATCATGACTGGCTCCACAGAGTATATGATTCCCATGAATCTCAGCACCATTCTTGCCTTGGATTCTAAGGCATAA